From the genome of Salvelinus namaycush isolate Seneca chromosome 10, SaNama_1.0, whole genome shotgun sequence, one region includes:
- the LOC120055207 gene encoding tetratricopeptide repeat protein 39C-like, producing MAGPEQSQGQSQQVEEKAEHIDDAELALQGINMLLNNGFKESNELFRKYRTHSPLMSFGASFVSFLNAMMTFEEEKMQTACDDLRTTEKLCESDNAGVIETIRNKIKKSLEPQRSAVVVVDRLQRQIIVADCQVYLAVLSFVKQELSSYIKGGWILRKAWKMYNKCHSDISQLQETCVRRFPSHEEDLSSDQANHNSPVEGAVTEEALDRLKGSVSFGYGLFHLCISMVPPHLLKIINLLGFPGDRLQGLSSLMYASESKDMKAPLATLALLWYHTVVLPFFALDGSDTQAGLEEAKAILQRKAVVYPNSSLFMFFKGRVQRLECQINSALVSFHDALELASDQREIQHVCLYEIGWCSMIEMNFEDAFRSFERLKNESRWSQCYYAYLTGVCQGAAGDLDGAKCVFKDVQKLFKRKNNQIEQFALKRAERLRKMSPTRELCILGVIEVLYLWKALPNCSSSKLQLMNQVLQSVDDASCRGLKNLLLGSIHKCHGNNKDAIQSFQLAARDEFGRQTNSYVQPYSCYELGCVLLAKPETVGKGRAFLLQSKEDYAGYDFENRLHVRIHSAMASLKEVVPQRPADH from the exons ATGGCGGGCCCGGAGCAGTCCCAGGGGCAGTCCCAGCAGGTAGAGGAAAAAGCTGAGCATATAGACGACGCTGAGCTCGCTCTTCAAGGTATCAACATGCTTCTCAACAACGGATTCAAGGAGAGCAACGAGCTTTTCAGAAAATATAG GACTCACAGTCCACTGATGAGCTTTGGGGCCAGTTTTGTCAGCTTCCTG AATGCCATGATGACCTTTGAGGAGGAGAAGATGCAGACGGCGTGTGACGACCTGAGAACCACGGAGAAGCTGTGTGAGAGTGACAACGCTGGCGTCATAGAGACAATCAGGAACAAAATCAAGAAGAGC TTGGAACCCCAGAGGTCAGCGGTCGTAGTTGTGGACCGCCTGCAGCGACAGATCATTGTGGCCGACTGCCAGGTCTACCTTGCTGTGCTTTCCTTCGTCAAGCAGGAGCTCTCAT CATACATCAAGGGAGGCTGGATCCTCCGTAAGGCCTGGAAGATGTACAATAAGTGCCACAGTGACATCAGTCAGCTGCAGGAGACCTGTGTGAGGCGCTTTCCCTCCCATGAGGAGGATCTGTCCTCAGACCAGGCCAATCACAACTCCCCAGTGGAGGGCGCTGTGACTGAAGAGGCCCTGGACCGGCTCAAGGGCTCCGTCAGCTTCGGCTACGGCCTCTTTCACCTCTGCATCTCCATGGTACCACCACACCTACTCAAGATCATCAACCTGCTGGGTTTCCCTGGTGACCGTCTCCAGGGTTTGTCCTCCCTCATGTATGCCAGTGAGAGTAAGGACATGAAGGCCCCACTAGCTAC GTTGGCCCTCCTGTGGTACCACACAGTAGTGCTGCCCTTTTTTGCACTGGATGGTTCTGACACTCAGGCAGGCCTGGAGGAAGCCAAGGCCATTCTGCAGAGGAAGGCTGTGGTCTACCCCAATTCCTCCCTCTTCATGTTCTTTAAAGGACGTGTTCAGAGGTTAGAG TGCCAAATTAACAGTGCGCTGGTGTCCTTCCATGATGCACTAGAGCTGGCATCAGACCAAAGAGAGATCCAGCACGTGTGTCTCTATGAAATCG GCTGGTGCAGTATGATAGAGATGAACTTTGAGGATGCATTCAGGTCATTTGAGAGGCTGAAGAATGAGTCCCGGTGGTCACAGTGTTACTATGCCTACCTGACTGGAG TATGTCAGGGAGCTGCAGGGGACTTGGATGGTGCCAAGTGTGTCTTCAAAGATGTCCAGAAACTGTTCAAGAGGAAGAACAACCAGATTGAGCAGTTTGCCCTCAAGCGG GCGGAGAGACTGAGGAAGATGTCTCCCACCAGAGAACTGTGCATTCTGGGAGTCATAGAGGTGCTGTACCTGTGGAAGGCTCTGCCCAACTGCTCCTCCTCCAAACTGCAGCTCATGAATCAGG TGTTACAGAGTGTGGATGACGCATCGTGCAGGGGTCTGAAAAACCTCCTTCTTGGTTCCATTCACAAATGCCATGGAAATAATAAAGATGCTATCCAG TCGTTCCAGCTGGCAGCCAGAGATGAGTTTGGTCGACAGACCAACTCTTATGTGCAGCCATACTCCTGCTATGAGCTTGGATGTGTCCTGCTTGCCAAGCCAGAG ACGGTGGGAAAAGGGAGAGCTTTTCTGCTTCAGTCAAAG GAGGATTATGCAGGCTATGACTTTGAGAACAGACTTCACGTGCGCATACACTCAGCCATGGCCTCGCTGAAGGAAGTGGTACCTCAAAGACCCGCCGACCACTGA